ggacagagttaCACTAGCCCTAACTCTCGTGCCCCACCTGCTACTGTGAGTACTCAAGTTGTAAAACGAAAATAACGTACGTAAGCATAATCTATGACATGAAGGCTCAAAAAATACAATTGTGTGACCCCCCCTCTCTAGGTGCAGTGGCTGTGTGATAACTACGAGGGGGCGGAGGGGGTTAGTTTACCTCGCTGTACCCTTTACTACCACTACCTGCTGCACTGCCAGGAGCAGAAACTAGAACCTGTTAATGCTGCATCCTTCGGGAAACTCATCAGATCCGTCTTCATGGGGCTACGTACGAGAAGATTAGGGACtaggtagacacacacacacacacacacacacacgtacattaGTGTTGATAGACTTATATGTCAGGTCACTGTCCTAACCTTTCTCTGCGTTTGCTTCAGAGGGAATTCTAAGTACCACTACTACGGCCTGAGGATTAAATCTGGTTCCCCACTCCTCAGACTGatggatgagcagcagcacatgGCGATGAGGCAGCAGCCTTTTTCACAGAAAAACAGGTATCTGCGCATGGTCTTTTActtttgtgaaaccttgaaTTACCACATTACCTTTGAGATCCTGTAAATATAGCATGAAGTCACATCAGTGCACATCATGGTCCATTCGAAATGCCCGTGGCATGTGTTGCAACTTTGTAACTGTCCGTGGACATTGCACTGATGTCATCATTGTTTCTTccttgttttcacttgtgttttgACATGCTCTATGTGCCTTTGAGTTGCCCTCTGGGGACAAATAAAGTGGTTTTGAATTAAAAGATTAATTCAAACAGCCAGATGGAACAGTTGCTTTGCTTGTGAATTTTTTCAAATGCTCTACATTCAAACATAACCTGCTTTTTTTTGTGACTCCTTCCTCTCTGCCCCCGTGAATGCTGGGTATTCTAACAGGATAAAGCCAGCTCAGAAAACACAGGGGATCACAAACGGTACATCAGGTGGGACAGGTCAACATCAGGCAGCGGGGCTCTGTGATATTTCAGCCCAGGTCCAACAGTATCAGCAGTTTCTGGGTGAGGAACAACTGCATGAAGTCCACCATTGCTTTCTACTACTTACTCTATGATTTTAATCTAAAGTAGTAACATGTGGAACTCAAGAGCTTACTGTTTCATCTCCatgttcctctgtttctctgcctctgttCAATCTGGTGTAGAGGCGTCAAGGCTGCTGCCAGTCTTTGTGGATGTGGATCTGCAAGACGGCCCCCTGCCTGATGGGATCCTATTAGAACACCTCAAGGCCTTTCAGACCCTCTACAGAGAACACTGTGAGGTAGGCTGCAGTGAACAGAgagaagacacaaacacactgttcaCATCGTCCTTATTCTCAAGTTTGCATCCTTAGTAGAACCTAACCTAACCTGGTGAGGAAGGTTGAAATACATTAGCTGTACAGTGCAGCACATAGGTGTTAAAACGTGCTAACAAGATAGCAAGCTCCCTGTACTACTGAGgaattgaaaatgtgaaaatattattaatacaGTTGAAAAGTTTCAAAtacctttgtgtttttatgtctgtGATTCCTCACAGGCCGTTCTGGATGTGATGGTCAACCTTCAGTTCACTCTCGTGGAGACACTGTGGAAATCCTTCTGGAGGTTCAGCCAGAGCAATGACACCGAATCTCTCAACCTGTAAATATCACAAACGCACGATGCAACCAGCGCTCACTACTACACCCTCTGTTGAAACTAATCTCATGCGCTCCCACAGGCACAATGAGTCTGAGAAGCGACTGCCCAAGTCCTGCCTGGTGGTGCTGTGTAAGTTCGAGCCAGTGTTGCGCTGGACGAAGGAGTGCGACAACCTGCTGTATCAGACTCTGGTGGAGATCCTCATCCCGGACGTACTGAGACCCATCCCGAGTAAGTTTTTAAGGCCTGTAAGAGCCCTGAATGCAAAACTGTCTGGTGAGGTAATCGAGAGTAATTCTTAGATTTACAGGATCTCAGTGTGAAAGCTGATAGAAACTGGGGGCAAGGTTTAGGGGGTTCTCCTCTATGACACTCTTCAGGTTTAAATCAAAATgtaattctctctctttctcccctctcAATTTCCACCATCACTGCTTCAGGTGCCTTAACTCAGGCCATCCGTAACTTTGCCAAGAGTCTGGAGAATTGGTTGACAGGTGCCATGATGGACATTCCAGAGGAGATGGTTCGCATAAAGGTATTTGTGTGTTGCACGGATAAGATATCAAGTCTTTTGAAACAACCAGAGTCGAGCAAGTGTCTGTACatagaatgaaaacaaagagaaatacAAGATTGGATAAAAAGGCTAAAAGGCGAGGACAGTCAAAAAAAACCTGAGAGAACATGTGGGTCTTCAGTTTAACCTTAAATAGGTCTGCAGAGGCAGAACACTTAATTGtaaatgttgaactattccGAAGCTTAATAGCGATTACAGTAAACACtcacttcactttttccctttagCCTTGACAAAGGTACAGCCAGGAGCAGCTAATGCATTGTATCACCAGGccatttaaagatttaaaaacaaaacaatcttatGCTGAATCCTATACTTAAAAGAAGGCCAGTGCAGGGACAGAGCTCTGCATcctttcttttatatatttgtatttcatgcCCAAACACGACCAAACGTCAACGATTTCTATCAATGTCTATCCAAATGCTTTCTAGATCAAGTTTAAGCAGGGACCACTGAACAGGAAAAAAATCCACATTCTTGTTTCACCAAAGAGCTACAGGCTGCAAATGCAATGGGTGTCAGATTGGAAtaattcaaaaacatttttagacGAGatacaaatcacacacacacaaagaatcaTCATGCATGTTAACATGTGTGACCTGAATGATGGGATGTAACTgtatcttttgttttgttttgcatgttgGTTGAGTTCCATGTGAGCTGGCTGGACCTAATTGCAGCAACGGCCTCCTGACATGCACTTCTTATATTCATACTTTCCTTTCCCCCTTTCCTCAGGTGGTGTGCGTCAGCTCTTTCTCCCAAACGCTGCGACGCTACACCAGCCTGAACCACCTGGCTCAGGCCGCCCGCGCCGTCCTCCAGAACTCAGCTCAGATCAACCAGATGCTCTCCGACCTCAACCGTGTGGATTTCACCAATGTACAGGTCTGTTAGTATCAACAGTCTCTCTCCTCTACCCCTCCCCGGCTCTTATTTTCCTGGTGTTGATGTTAAAGTGAATTACAGCAGAACCCTGATGGTTTTGACACGCGTTCCCCTCAGGAGCAGGCCTCCTGGGTGTGTCAGTGTGATGACACTGTGGTCCAGAGGCTGGAGCAGGACTTTAaaatgactctgcagcagcagaactccCTGGAGCAGTGGGCTACCTGGCTGGATAGTGTCGTCTCCC
The sequence above is a segment of the Limanda limanda chromosome 2, fLimLim1.1, whole genome shotgun sequence genome. Coding sequences within it:
- the rfx1b gene encoding MHC class II regulatory factor RFX1 isoform X3, encoding MATSGYSEDLQPQQANSVTLATTAATTPSSTKTTHFLSEIPPTSGTTATANQSSGASKTGQDALCSQAPPTQAQSQKALVLTTPTQHYVSPNIQHSTVQKSNGPSGSPQYIIVTVTEGSVHSNDSLSDSSPSGPGVPTQVVQPVQTTAQVEHVYPGQVQYVDGGGDATFTTSNIRSSNYPFSDSPLYSQTPPISSSTYYEDTPGSESDISGAVTSVSVETGGANSGAAAGGSGYLLQGSYVLGGGGGASAGGGGGGGQSYTSPNSRAPPATVQWLCDNYEGAEGVSLPRCTLYYHYLLHCQEQKLEPVNAASFGKLIRSVFMGLRTRRLGTRGNSKYHYYGLRIKSGSPLLRLMDEQQHMAMRQQPFSQKNRIKPAQKTQGITNGTSGGTGQHQAAGLCDISAQVQQYQQFLEASRLLPVFVDVDLQDGPLPDGILLEHLKAFQTLYREHCEAVLDVMVNLQFTLVETLWKSFWRFSQSNDTESLNLHNESEKRLPKSCLVVLCKFEPVLRWTKECDNLLYQTLVEILIPDVLRPIPSALTQAIRNFAKSLENWLTGAMMDIPEEMVRIKVVCVSSFSQTLRRYTSLNHLAQAARAVLQNSAQINQMLSDLNRVDFTNVQEQASWVCQCDDTVVQRLEQDFKMTLQQQNSLEQWATWLDSVVSQMLKPYEQNPVALPKAAKIFLLNWSFYSSMVIRDLTLRSAASFGSFHLIRLLYDEYMYYLIEHRVAQAKGETPIAVMGEFASTVKRRTSPDMEKEEEEEDEEEESEDESGDLVLQSSSLSAVDEESMEPPAKQPRATLNLHTA